In a genomic window of Micromonospora cremea:
- a CDS encoding RecQ family ATP-dependent DNA helicase, with amino-acid sequence MKLSTHSMTLRRAARSLFGWTALRPNQLAAMRAVMKRRDALVVLPTGAGKSAIYQIPASLIPGPTVVISPLLALQQDQIAALNERQRPELRAVRISSNETPAQQAEAITEIREGRAEFLFITPEQLSNPDRMAEVASLKPALVAIDEAHCISAWGHDFRPDYLALGHLIEGIGRPPVVALTATASPPVRDDIIARLRLRKPEVVVSGLDRPNLFLEVAHCPTEDYRWRRLVALLRDDERPGIIYVPTRRSAEELATRLTDAGLPAQCYHGGMSAGARAELHEAFLADQVPIMVATSAFGMGIDKPNIAWVVHMALPDSPDSYFQEIGRAGRDGQPARVLLLWQAEDVGLQRFFSGGLPDENELRDLAALLRRKPATKTELREATGLGPRKLGQYLSLLEQVGAAEPRARQRIGASRYAPTPVDAAAAALAEAERQQTVTRSRTDMMRAFAETTACRGQTLLAYFGEQMTEVCGHCDNCHAGTSIADDGAVGPFPVHSQVRHPEWGHGLVLGYEEDKMTVLFDEVGYKTLSVRVVSEQGLLTLD; translated from the coding sequence ATGAAACTGTCCACGCACTCGATGACGTTGCGCCGCGCGGCGCGGAGCCTCTTCGGCTGGACCGCGCTGCGGCCCAACCAGCTGGCCGCCATGCGCGCGGTGATGAAGCGACGGGACGCCCTGGTGGTGCTGCCCACCGGCGCCGGCAAGTCAGCCATCTACCAGATCCCGGCCAGCCTGATCCCCGGCCCCACCGTGGTGATCTCGCCGCTGCTGGCCCTCCAGCAGGACCAGATCGCGGCCCTCAACGAACGCCAACGCCCGGAGCTGCGGGCGGTGCGGATCAGCTCGAACGAGACGCCCGCCCAGCAGGCCGAGGCGATCACCGAGATTCGCGAGGGTCGGGCGGAGTTCCTGTTCATCACCCCGGAGCAGCTGAGCAACCCCGACCGGATGGCCGAGGTCGCCTCGCTCAAGCCGGCGCTGGTGGCGATCGACGAGGCGCACTGCATCTCGGCCTGGGGGCACGACTTCCGCCCCGACTACCTGGCGCTCGGGCACCTGATCGAGGGCATCGGCCGGCCGCCGGTGGTCGCGCTGACCGCCACCGCGTCCCCACCGGTACGCGACGACATCATCGCCCGGCTGCGGCTGCGCAAGCCGGAGGTGGTGGTCTCCGGGCTGGACCGGCCCAACCTGTTCCTAGAGGTGGCGCACTGCCCCACCGAGGACTACCGGTGGCGGCGGCTGGTCGCGCTGCTGCGCGACGACGAGCGGCCGGGAATCATCTACGTGCCGACCCGCCGCTCCGCCGAGGAGCTGGCCACCCGGTTGACCGACGCCGGTTTGCCGGCGCAGTGCTACCACGGCGGGATGTCGGCCGGTGCGCGTGCCGAGCTGCACGAGGCGTTCCTCGCCGACCAGGTGCCGATCATGGTGGCCACGTCGGCGTTCGGGATGGGCATCGACAAGCCGAACATCGCCTGGGTGGTGCACATGGCGCTGCCCGACTCGCCGGACAGCTACTTCCAGGAGATCGGCCGGGCCGGCCGCGACGGGCAGCCGGCCCGGGTGCTGCTGCTGTGGCAGGCCGAGGACGTGGGCCTGCAACGCTTTTTCAGCGGTGGCCTGCCGGACGAGAACGAGCTGCGCGACCTGGCGGCGCTGCTGCGCCGCAAGCCGGCCACCAAGACCGAGCTGCGCGAGGCCACCGGCCTCGGGCCACGCAAGCTGGGCCAGTACCTCTCCCTGCTGGAGCAGGTCGGGGCCGCCGAGCCGCGCGCCAGGCAGCGCATCGGCGCTTCCCGCTACGCCCCGACCCCGGTGGACGCCGCCGCGGCGGCGCTGGCCGAGGCGGAGCGACAGCAGACCGTGACCCGGTCGCGGACCGACATGATGCGGGCCTTCGCCGAGACCACCGCCTGCCGCGGGCAGACTCTGCTGGCCTACTTCGGCGAGCAGATGACCGAGGTCTGCGGGCACTGCGACAATTGCCACGCCGGCACCAGCATCGCCGACGACGGCGCGGTCGGGCCGTTCCCGGTGCACAGCCAGGTGCGTCACCCGGAGTGGGGGCACGGCCTGGTGCTCGGGTACGAGGAGGACAAGATGACGGTTCTGTTCGACGAGGTGGGGTACAAGACGCTGTCCGTGCGCGTGGTGTCCGAACAGGGCCTGCTGACGCTGGACTAG
- a CDS encoding glycoside hydrolase family 3 protein has protein sequence MTAPSGHLPALAAAVLQPGFVGTTAPPWVCRWLGEGLGSVVLFARNVVDSAQVAALTATLRAERPDVIVAIDEEAGDVTRIESVHGSSRPGNFALGAVDDPDLTEAVARDLGVELAAAGVTLNYAPDADVNSNPANPVIGVRSFGADPALVARHTAAWVRGLQAGGVAACAKHFPGHGDTRVDSHHDLPRITADRDRLDACELAPFRAAVAAGVQAVMTGHLLVPALDPQLPATLSPRILGGLLRDELGFSGVVVTDAVEMRAVADRYGFAGATVRALAAGADAICIGGERADEQAARELRDAIVAAVVSGELPEERLAEAAKRVGQLAAWTVAARTARSAAARDAADIGLIAARRAIRVTAGEAGRAALPLTRAAHVVEFEPPRNIAIGAETPWGIGAPLGELLPGTSTVRYAEPDVPGDPGAGAEGRPLVLVVRDLHRHDWMRAAVQRALAVRPDAVVVELGVPELVTGAVHLATHGATRASGQAAVEVLTGAR, from the coding sequence GTGACCGCGCCCAGCGGGCACCTCCCGGCGCTGGCCGCCGCCGTCCTGCAACCGGGGTTCGTCGGCACCACCGCGCCACCGTGGGTGTGCCGCTGGCTCGGCGAGGGGCTCGGCTCGGTGGTGCTCTTCGCCCGCAACGTCGTCGATTCCGCCCAGGTGGCGGCGCTCACCGCGACCCTACGCGCCGAGCGACCCGACGTCATCGTGGCGATCGACGAGGAGGCCGGCGACGTCACCCGGATCGAGTCGGTCCACGGCAGCTCCCGGCCCGGCAACTTCGCCCTCGGCGCGGTCGACGACCCGGACCTGACCGAGGCGGTCGCCCGGGACCTCGGCGTCGAGCTGGCGGCCGCCGGAGTCACCCTCAACTACGCCCCGGACGCCGACGTCAACTCCAACCCGGCCAACCCGGTGATCGGGGTCCGCTCGTTCGGGGCCGACCCGGCTCTGGTCGCGCGGCACACCGCCGCCTGGGTACGCGGGCTCCAAGCCGGCGGCGTCGCCGCCTGCGCCAAGCACTTCCCCGGGCACGGCGACACCCGGGTCGACTCGCATCACGACCTGCCGCGGATCACTGCCGACCGGGACCGGCTGGACGCCTGCGAGCTGGCCCCGTTCCGGGCCGCCGTGGCGGCCGGGGTGCAGGCCGTGATGACCGGCCACCTGCTGGTGCCCGCGCTGGACCCGCAGCTGCCGGCCACGCTGAGCCCGCGCATCCTGGGCGGCCTGCTCCGCGACGAGCTGGGCTTCTCCGGCGTGGTGGTGACCGACGCGGTGGAGATGCGCGCGGTCGCCGACCGGTACGGCTTCGCCGGCGCGACGGTCCGCGCGCTCGCCGCCGGGGCCGACGCGATCTGCATCGGCGGCGAACGGGCCGACGAGCAGGCGGCCCGGGAGCTGCGCGACGCCATCGTGGCCGCCGTCGTTTCGGGCGAGCTGCCCGAGGAACGCCTCGCCGAGGCGGCCAAGCGGGTCGGTCAGCTCGCCGCCTGGACCGTGGCCGCCCGCACCGCCCGGTCGGCCGCGGCGCGCGACGCCGCCGATATCGGGCTGATCGCCGCCCGCCGCGCCATCCGGGTCACCGCCGGAGAGGCCGGGAGGGCCGCGCTGCCGCTGACCCGCGCCGCGCACGTGGTCGAGTTCGAGCCGCCGCGCAACATCGCCATCGGCGCGGAGACGCCGTGGGGAATCGGGGCGCCGCTGGGCGAGCTGCTGCCCGGCACGAGCACCGTCCGCTACGCCGAGCCCGACGTGCCGGGTGATCCGGGCGCCGGGGCCGAGGGCCGCCCCCTGGTGCTGGTGGTCCGCGACCTGCACCGGCACGACTGGATGCGCGCCGCGGTGCAGCGGGCTCTGGCCGTCCGGCCGGACGCGGTCGTGGTCGAGCTGGGTGTGCCCGAGCTGGTCACCGGCGCGGTGCACCTGGCCACCCATGGCGCCACCCGGGCCAGCGGGCAGGCCGCCGTCGAGGTGCTGACCGGCGCCCGCTGA
- a CDS encoding TIGR03557 family F420-dependent LLM class oxidoreductase produces MRIGYILSSEEFTPAELLEQARGAEQAGFGALWISDHYHPWTDAQGQSPFVWSMIGALSQVCSLPVTSAVTCPTVRIHPAVIAQAAATSAVLHGGRFVLGVGSGEALNEHIFGDAWPQTDVRLEMLEEAVEVLRKLWAGDFVNHHGKHYTVEHARIYTLPDTPPPIYISGFGPKSIDLAARIGDGYVNTKPDAEMIRRFRENGGGDKPCQAGFKAAYAASEDEGMRIAYERWPNAGVPGELSQMLPSPRHFEQVAELVKPEMMKEAFVCGNNADAHLEMIDKYAKAGFDEVYVANIGPHHQGLFDLYQREVLPRLR; encoded by the coding sequence ATGAGGATCGGATACATTCTGTCCAGTGAGGAGTTCACGCCGGCCGAACTGCTGGAGCAGGCGCGCGGCGCCGAACAGGCCGGCTTCGGGGCGCTGTGGATCTCCGACCACTACCACCCGTGGACGGACGCGCAGGGGCAGAGCCCGTTCGTCTGGTCCATGATCGGCGCGCTGAGCCAGGTCTGTTCGCTGCCGGTGACCAGCGCGGTGACGTGCCCGACCGTGCGGATCCACCCGGCCGTGATCGCCCAAGCGGCGGCGACCAGCGCCGTGCTGCACGGCGGCCGGTTCGTGCTCGGCGTCGGCAGCGGCGAGGCACTCAACGAGCACATCTTCGGCGACGCCTGGCCGCAGACCGACGTCCGGCTGGAGATGCTGGAGGAGGCCGTCGAGGTGCTGCGCAAACTGTGGGCGGGCGACTTCGTCAACCATCACGGGAAGCACTACACCGTCGAGCACGCCCGGATCTACACGCTGCCCGACACTCCCCCGCCGATCTACATCTCCGGCTTCGGCCCGAAGTCCATCGACCTGGCCGCCCGGATCGGCGACGGCTACGTGAACACCAAGCCCGACGCCGAGATGATCCGGCGCTTCCGGGAGAACGGCGGCGGCGACAAGCCATGTCAGGCCGGCTTCAAGGCGGCGTACGCGGCCAGCGAGGACGAGGGTATGCGGATCGCGTACGAGCGCTGGCCCAACGCCGGGGTGCCGGGTGAGCTGTCCCAGATGCTCCCCTCGCCGCGCCACTTCGAGCAGGTCGCCGAGCTGGTCAAGCCGGAGATGATGAAGGAGGCGTTCGTCTGCGGCAACAACGCCGACGCGCACCTGGAGATGATCGACAAGTACGCCAAGGCCGGCTTCGACGAGGTGTACGTGGCGAACATCGGTCCGCACCACCAGGGTCTGTTCGACCTCTACCAGCGCGAGGTCCTGCCCCGCCTGCGCTGA
- a CDS encoding TetR/AcrR family transcriptional regulator has protein sequence MAAKKDDSGPAIPPAIESAWGLRERAPKGPRPGLTVSGIVDAAVRVADVDGLAAVSMSRVAKELSAATMALYRYVGSKDELLMLMVDAGYGPPPGPAAPDADWRAGLTRWAWAEHDVLRQRPWLLHVPITGPPITPNQLGWLEDGLRCLDGTTLAEGERMSALLLITGYVRNDATLTTQITEGSRAAGIEPGELMPAYARMVGRLIDPARFPALHRVLASGVLNQDDDPDEEFTFGLDRILDGIEALIRRRAV, from the coding sequence GTGGCGGCGAAGAAAGACGACAGCGGTCCGGCGATCCCGCCGGCCATCGAGAGCGCCTGGGGGCTGCGTGAGCGAGCGCCCAAGGGGCCCCGGCCGGGCTTGACCGTGAGCGGCATCGTGGACGCCGCCGTGCGGGTGGCCGACGTCGACGGGCTGGCCGCCGTCTCGATGAGCCGGGTGGCCAAGGAGTTGAGCGCCGCCACCATGGCCCTCTACCGGTACGTCGGCTCGAAGGATGAGCTGCTGATGCTCATGGTGGACGCCGGGTACGGCCCGCCGCCCGGCCCCGCCGCACCCGACGCCGACTGGCGCGCCGGCCTCACCCGCTGGGCCTGGGCCGAACACGACGTGCTGCGGCAGCGGCCCTGGCTGCTGCACGTGCCGATCACCGGCCCGCCGATCACCCCCAACCAGCTCGGCTGGCTGGAGGACGGGCTGCGCTGCCTCGACGGCACCACGCTGGCCGAGGGCGAGAGGATGTCTGCACTCCTGCTGATCACCGGTTACGTCCGCAACGACGCCACGCTCACCACACAGATCACCGAGGGCAGCCGCGCCGCCGGCATCGAGCCGGGCGAGTTGATGCCGGCGTACGCCCGGATGGTGGGCCGGCTCATCGACCCGGCCCGCTTCCCGGCGCTGCACCGGGTGCTCGCCTCCGGTGTGCTCAACCAGGACGACGACCCGGACGAGGAGTTCACCTTCGGCCTCGACCGGATCCTCGACGGCATCGAAGCCCTGATCCGGCGGCGAGCGGTCTGA
- a CDS encoding GNAT family N-acetyltransferase gives MSNLVEDNPAKNRFEILVDDALAGFSAYLLRGDVVVFTHTEVDQRFQNMGVGGALIRGALDQVRARGGRVVPQCPFVAAYIDKHPEYADLVAVLP, from the coding sequence GTGAGCAACCTGGTCGAGGACAACCCCGCCAAGAACCGTTTCGAGATCCTGGTCGACGACGCGCTGGCCGGCTTCAGCGCGTACCTGCTCCGTGGTGACGTGGTGGTCTTCACCCACACCGAGGTGGACCAGCGCTTCCAGAACATGGGCGTGGGCGGGGCGCTGATCCGGGGCGCCCTGGACCAGGTGCGGGCCCGTGGCGGCAGGGTGGTGCCGCAGTGCCCGTTCGTGGCGGCGTACATCGACAAGCACCCCGAGTACGCCGACCTGGTCGCCGTGCTCCCGTAA
- a CDS encoding MFS transporter: MTVTTAPAPRAGRREWIGFTVLMLPLLLVSMDVSVLYFAVPFISEELRPTGTQQLWIFDIYGFVLAGLLITMGALGDRIGRRRLLLFGAAAFGAASLLAAYADSAATLIAARAVLGVGGATLMPSTLALVRNMFHDAKQRGTAIGIWTATLTGGIAIGPVLSGVLLEHFWWGSIFLINIPAMVLLLLLAPILVPEFRNPGAGRFDLVSALLSLGALLPVIYGIKEMARAGVSLPRVLAIVAGLLVGALFLHRQRTRAYPMIDLALFRRRGFAGSLAVNLLAMFALVGFAIFTTQYLQLVLGLSPLRAALWSLVPSLAVGGIAPAAAALAQRVERAYLIGTGFGIAVLGFVVLTRVTPESPLWLLLLGASIYAAGLVMVMSLVTELVLGAAPPEQAGVASALTESSSELGGALGMAILGSVGATVYRREVLDGLPAGMPADARDAARETLGGALAVAEGLPADLGDAVLHAARLAFADGLHLAAIAATVAMLLGAVTALATLRGTASKGPLSTPEAEQGALVDASSSDDSSVSR; this comes from the coding sequence ATGACAGTGACGACCGCACCGGCACCCCGCGCGGGCCGGCGGGAGTGGATCGGGTTCACGGTGCTGATGCTGCCGCTGCTCCTGGTCTCGATGGACGTGTCGGTGCTCTACTTCGCCGTCCCGTTCATCAGCGAGGAGCTGCGCCCCACCGGCACCCAGCAGCTCTGGATCTTCGACATCTACGGTTTCGTGCTGGCCGGGCTGCTGATCACCATGGGCGCCCTGGGTGACCGCATCGGCCGGCGTCGGCTGCTGCTGTTCGGCGCGGCCGCGTTCGGCGCGGCGTCCCTGCTGGCCGCGTACGCCGACAGCGCCGCGACGTTGATCGCCGCGCGCGCCGTGCTCGGCGTCGGCGGGGCCACCCTGATGCCCTCGACGCTCGCCCTGGTGCGCAACATGTTCCACGACGCCAAGCAGCGCGGCACCGCGATCGGCATCTGGACCGCCACGCTCACCGGTGGCATCGCGATCGGTCCGGTGCTCAGCGGCGTCCTGCTGGAGCACTTCTGGTGGGGCTCGATCTTCCTGATCAACATTCCAGCGATGGTGCTGCTGCTCCTGCTCGCCCCGATCCTGGTGCCCGAGTTCCGCAACCCGGGCGCCGGCCGGTTCGACCTGGTCAGCGCGCTGCTCTCGCTCGGCGCGCTGCTGCCGGTGATCTACGGCATCAAGGAGATGGCCCGTGCCGGCGTCAGCCTCCCGCGGGTGCTGGCCATCGTCGCCGGCCTGCTGGTCGGGGCGCTGTTCCTGCACCGGCAACGGACCCGGGCGTACCCGATGATCGATCTGGCGCTGTTTCGCCGCCGCGGCTTCGCGGGGTCGCTCGCGGTCAACCTGCTGGCGATGTTCGCCCTGGTCGGCTTCGCCATCTTCACCACCCAGTACCTCCAGCTGGTGCTCGGCCTGAGCCCGCTGCGGGCGGCACTGTGGAGCCTGGTGCCGTCACTGGCGGTGGGCGGGATCGCCCCGGCCGCCGCCGCGCTCGCCCAACGCGTCGAACGGGCGTACCTGATCGGGACGGGTTTCGGGATCGCCGTGCTCGGCTTCGTGGTGCTGACCCGGGTCACACCGGAGTCGCCGCTCTGGCTGCTGCTGCTCGGCGCCAGCATCTACGCCGCCGGGTTGGTGATGGTGATGTCGCTGGTCACCGAACTGGTCCTCGGTGCGGCGCCGCCGGAGCAGGCCGGTGTCGCCTCGGCGCTGACCGAGTCCAGCAGTGAGCTGGGCGGCGCGCTGGGGATGGCGATCCTGGGCAGCGTGGGCGCGACGGTCTACCGCCGCGAGGTCCTCGACGGCCTGCCCGCCGGAATGCCGGCGGACGCCCGCGACGCGGCCCGGGAGACGTTGGGCGGTGCGCTGGCGGTGGCCGAGGGGCTGCCGGCCGATCTGGGCGACGCCGTGCTGCACGCCGCCCGGCTCGCGTTCGCCGACGGGCTGCACCTCGCCGCGATCGCCGCCACGGTGGCGATGCTGCTGGGCGCGGTGACCGCGCTGGCCACGCTGCGCGGCACCGCGAGCAAGGGCCCCCTGTCAACGCCTGAGGCAGAGCAGGGGGCCCTTGTTGACGCGTCGTCGTCCGACGACTCGTCGGTCAGTCGTTGA
- a CDS encoding cysteine desulfurase-like protein — protein sequence MPFDIARTRAAYPALTEGFVHFDGAGGTQTAGGVIDAVADAMRSAVGNRSAAFVPGRRSLELVAAARSAVADLLDADPAGVVLGPSATALTYTLARTLGAGWRPGDEVVVSRLDHDANVRPWVQAAEAAGATVRWAEVDRHTGELPAGQYAELVGERTRLVAVTAGSNAIGTVPDVPAIAKIAHAVGALVCVDGVHSVPHGPTDLASLGADVLVTSAYKWSGPHLAAMVADPTRWAALHPAKLVPSSDAVPDRFEYGTPSFPLLAGMAAAVDHLAGLDPDAVGDRRARLRAGLAAAQAHEEALLDRLLAGLAERPEITVYGSPARRCPTVSFRVAGMSPGDTQEALGAAGFCLSAGDYYAYEYFQMMGLRDSGGAVRASIYHYNTADEVDRLLTELDVLVDGAGRMDR from the coding sequence ATGCCCTTCGACATCGCCCGCACCCGGGCCGCCTACCCCGCCCTGACCGAGGGATTCGTCCACTTCGACGGGGCCGGGGGCACCCAGACCGCGGGCGGTGTGATCGACGCGGTCGCCGACGCCATGCGCAGCGCGGTCGGTAACCGCAGCGCCGCCTTCGTACCGGGTCGCCGGTCCCTGGAACTGGTCGCCGCGGCCCGCTCGGCGGTGGCCGACCTGCTCGACGCCGACCCGGCCGGGGTGGTGCTGGGCCCGAGCGCCACCGCGCTGACGTACACCCTGGCCCGCACGCTCGGCGCGGGCTGGCGTCCCGGCGACGAGGTGGTGGTGTCCCGGCTCGACCACGACGCCAACGTGCGGCCGTGGGTGCAGGCCGCCGAGGCGGCCGGCGCGACGGTGCGTTGGGCCGAGGTCGACCGGCACACCGGCGAGCTGCCCGCCGGCCAGTACGCCGAGCTGGTCGGCGAGCGCACCCGGCTGGTCGCGGTGACCGCCGGCAGCAACGCCATCGGGACCGTGCCGGACGTGCCGGCGATCGCGAAGATCGCGCACGCGGTCGGCGCGCTGGTCTGCGTCGACGGGGTGCACTCGGTGCCGCACGGGCCGACCGACCTGGCCTCGCTCGGCGCCGACGTGCTGGTCACCAGCGCCTACAAGTGGTCCGGACCGCACCTGGCGGCGATGGTCGCCGACCCCACCCGGTGGGCGGCGCTGCACCCGGCGAAGCTGGTGCCGTCCTCCGACGCGGTGCCGGACCGGTTCGAGTACGGCACTCCCAGCTTCCCGCTGCTGGCCGGCATGGCCGCCGCGGTGGACCACCTGGCCGGGCTGGACCCGGACGCGGTGGGCGACCGGCGGGCGCGGCTGCGGGCCGGGCTGGCCGCGGCCCAGGCGCACGAGGAGGCACTGCTGGACCGGCTGCTCGCCGGGCTGGCCGAGCGGCCCGAGATCACCGTCTACGGATCCCCGGCCCGGCGCTGCCCGACGGTCTCCTTCCGGGTCGCCGGGATGTCGCCGGGGGACACCCAGGAGGCGCTGGGTGCCGCGGGGTTCTGCCTCTCCGCCGGCGACTACTACGCCTACGAGTACTTCCAGATGATGGGCCTGCGCGACAGCGGCGGCGCGGTCCGGGCCAGCATCTACCACTACAACACCGCCGACGAGGTGGACCGGTTGCTCACCGAACTGGATGTGCTGGTCGACGGCGCGGGGAGAATGGACCGGTGA